One window of Biomphalaria glabrata chromosome 6, xgBioGlab47.1, whole genome shotgun sequence genomic DNA carries:
- the LOC106052647 gene encoding protein dopey-1-like isoform X2, which yields MSMLTVEECELLTDSKYRSYITQVEKALRSFEYTSEWADLISALGKLNKVLLSHLKYPVIPKKVTIGKRLAQCLHPALPSGVHLKALETYDIIFKCIGTQRLAHDLFIYCAGLFPLLSHAAMSVKPVLLTVYEKHFVALGRHIKPGLNGLLLGLLPGLEEGAEYYERTNQLLEDFSDAVGPPFFYTGIWECMLSYPSVRLSGATYLLNHLNKRQTMEDQLHMIGLDIDLMVAGICSCLQDSSVLVQRSMLDFLLLAFPMHNGQLTRGDMAKVVEAGVNVVLRRDMSLNRRLYAWLLGTATTATTATVVDSHRQRTDSSSTISEMDNSYFQTYSKDLLVTALKAKLLEETSPSTISSADGSYNMLKPFRILISLLDKPEIGPVIIENVLLSVFRRLKMEATLHGNNESVKQITLPPDSKLPLETLKTANLLFGSFEPYFLWDYIARMFSFACEQKQKEKLDSEKQNESSADVVSIEEMCSLVGFLLDVISLDVYPETTTEHLPDLLRQIISVLTASCDHLTDIEVTTTLKLCSKLLSHVQPSMAGNGLERSHSMDTGDSVSVFSNSDGLLEGLRDHSGNVHVKVDKYPQEDNVFHAMKADFSNNKEEVCSDDSNKNCPQVNAINSDKQLCESGTESDKSNLNDISSPTVHVDSPDSFNNRNDQQTDSEKTGISSSLSDSSLGSVKTSVVTLTSNIRDSGFGGSVLTVTSEPQELVKQDDLSDSADTGKLSDRLSNLHSKHSNAPCVINANINNKVFSGHLNLMQLCVQSFQQFFHRFCLLKMLKSEEFCQSAMNNIMTDPTPHCCLTDEHDVCDSNMREHKHSKLVLDGEMEEVKLAYKQACRLLLDFASFPIYCTDYQAILDEMGSKEESSTLPHWLQDFLMCSCYVDCFEVQSASISTLLDLIHLTQSVQTERENKTRNNGRQSISEGNVSVVILPALLPCHLIYINTRTQFYQVVASELWEYLCEKHNFHHQRSVELFHTLHQVTPNANICEDVIGQALISDSEVERISAFKKFSVLWHLTRSIKTEPNPSRSPRTFDRSMFVVLDSLKEESSITKTLATTWLTHVIQRGDTSRVLQPLLFMLLHPDTARISIQHVSVHKAKKVSVSEKGEEDIESKIYAISSEGGNVIYHLSQNKASGLSKGKTLKSSDDLKSYTMSVMNSKGNHSVAPVRTHSVTDLSFERVNPENVKIRINPFGSESSLDKLIFDGYEFPQSASMPNLEGVKRLNADTCLKEGIFFDGAEVNEDHFSKEETPVEEPRQDAPVLDDKEVSLDIVKETNNNMNEFTAEEIVTWILDGIVTSAVVEATGEECTADADAKSSSGLGMEQSYISPSLDDLRKIDVDSTSGSENDEAKGVSSSNTEESMKMRLSLSINNLKDGSTESLDSDQPRMKDPRELDPSTDIHELHMHMLLYTQQFDYRRTLYALTTLRTMLHNCPRLVVTAMATTSISSVRAPHLAKLQSLLGRHRKSVFGKNFFGDLPQEVVSSYRSNMLVEIVISLCLYFVRGYYPNLMVNKLSHEELLGNKMVHILGVEILTLMVSELLSIMKESGKNFVSYISDLLSRCKLQKSLLHCLLASVYNQGLGPTTSGGKSESRKLTELIIEFNESGLDPSVNDAFQMKLLQLVLVTVMLEDQIRLVQGTADSQAGPTERAHLTSSLLNVHYNASLPIIQQEMFLSAVWSALKQHHLCHLHRHWVGLVTSALPYMGRAMARTVMCVVLQLCRNLEIIALDLSKKKSTMQRVPPDHVVSMLEGLTTLCHYCLLDNTSPVSIGQPAPTSTNISTETASAGQILTNLIHVFNPVTSGKEPSPARDSPPVAPVLDARTRLLGILPRIMACMATLWKAVAIVNEDNVYITSHPTVGEFKAVRQHILELLSPISLPHGTNLLAAFAVAWNDRRQTPKKNQVSPTICEDQLLLVELVSAIKVLPMDTLIQTVKQVIKQPPLTELTKKGVPLEVNLLQFFFAYVRNTTTIAQLLDSWPSLLSLLRECLQMNLTPPALFLLLQILHEFVQKTPTMEEKKNQKDLQDICQKALESISAIAGSSLEQTTWLRRNFAVKPGPQNFGEEDLETHEDADMSEVKKEASAVKAPIRRSQASDSKYSVQALGLMAELTAPILDVIYSSEEKDKVAPFLTTLLYNVFPYLRHHSSHNVPSYKACSQMLSSISGYQYTRRAWRKEAFELLMEPSFFQMDAKSISYWHVIIDNLMTHDKTTFKDLMGRVSITQTGSLNLFSSKEQEYEQRTQMIKRLAFTLFCSETDQYQRAMPDIQERLAEGLRLPSVANVMSSVFLCFRVLILRMSPQHLTSLWPTIITELVQVLLQIEQELSTETDEFNEYLRTRSRTQIQRIAALDSSWAHLGNGLNAHNNPAWLQLYLSVCKLLDMCIVMPADQVPQFQLYRWAFVGTAGEDEYPMDEDCDGWRPNPLFTPHIIRLSRLLNNRMKKKPTLMKTEPGRPLLTMPKLQSLADLQSFFYTVCHSTEGTHHSSMGAKHSKPPMTSADRQHLIKVTSSKDDMSALSNRAYLEHLLEVDFLEPLS from the exons atgagCATGCTTACAGTAGAAGAGTGTGAACTTCTAACAGACTCAAAATACAGGTCCTACATCACACAAGTGGAAAAAGCCCTTCGTAGTTTTGAATACACAAGTGAATGGGCAGATCTTATTTCTGCATTAGGAAAACTGAATAAA GTGCTTCTGTCACATCTCAAGTACCCTGTGATACCAAAGAAAGTCACCATTGGAAAACGTCTGGCACAATGTTTGCACCCAGCCTTACCAAGTGGGGTTCACTTGAAGGCCCTGGAGACCTACGACATCATATTTAAATGTATAGGCACTCAGCGTCTGGCCCATGACCTCTTCATTTACTGTGCTGGCCTGTTCCCACTCCTGAGCCATGCTGCAATGAGTGTCAAGCCAGTACTTCTTACTGTGTATGAGAAGCACTTTGTGGCCCTGGGAAGGCACATTAAGCCTGGGCTGAATGGATTGCTGCTTGGCCTTCTGCCTGGCCTTGAGGAAGGAGCTGAATATTATGAAAG AACCAACCAGTTGTTAGAAGATTTCAGTGATGCAGTTGGTCCACCATTCTTTTACACTGGGATCTGGGAGTGTATGTTGTCTTATCCTAGTGTCAGGCTGTCTGGGGCAACCTACTTACTCAACCATCTCAACAAGAGGCAGACTATGGAAGATCAGCTGCACATGATTGGCCTTGACATTGACCTCATG GTTGCAGGTATATGTTCTTGTCTTCAAGACTCCAGTGTTCTAGTTCAGAGGAGTATGCTGGATTTCCTTTTACTGGCATTCCCTATGCACAATGGTCAGCTGACAAGAGGAGACATGGCTAAAGTGGTGGAGGCAGGGGTGAATGTTGTGCTCAGGCGTGACATGTCATTGAACAGACGTCTCTATGCCTGGCTCCTAGGTACTGCCACCACTGCTACAACGGCTACTGTGGTTGACTCACATAGGCAGCGTACTGACAGCTCTTCAACCATTAGTGAAATGGACAATAGTTACTTTCAG ACTTATTCTAAAGACTTATTAGTGACAGCTCTGAAAGCAAAACTTTTGGAAGAGACGTCCCCCTCAACCATATCATCAGCAGATGGTTCTTACAACATGCTCAAACCATTCAGAATCCTCATCAGCCTCCTGGACAAGCCAGAAATAGGGCCTGTTATAATAGAGAATGTACTGTTATCTGTATTTCGACGACTGAAAATGGAGGCGACTTTACATGGAAATAATGAGTCTGTCAAACAGATCACCCTCCCACCTGATAGCAAACTTCCTCTAGAGACATTAAAAACAGCCAACCTCTTGTTCGGCTCATTTGAACCCTACTTTCTCTGGGATTACATTGCCCGCATGTTCAGTTTTGCATGtgaacagaagcagaaagaaaagCTTGACAGTGAAAAGCAAAACGAAAGTTCAGCAGATGTTGTTTCTATAGAAGAAATGTGCAGCTTGGTCGGATTTCTACTGGATGTTATTTCTTTA GATGTTTATCCAGAAACCACTACAGAGCATCTTCCTGACTTGCTGAGGCAAATCATTTCAGTGCTGACAGCATCATGTGATCATCTGACTGATATTGAGGTAACCACAACATTAAAGCTCTGCTCCAAGCTGCTGTCCCATGTCCAGCCCTCCATGGCAGGCAATGGCTTGGAGCGGTCACACTCAATGGACACAGGGGACAGTGTCAGTGTGTTCAGTAATTCTGATGGCCTTTTAGAAGGGCTCAGGGACCATTCTGGAAATGTTCATGTCAAGGTAGATAAATATCCTCAAGAAGACAATGTATTCCATGCAATGAAAGCTGATTTCTCTAATAACAAAGAAGAGGTATGTTCAGATGACTCAAATAAAAACTGTCCACAAGTTAATGCTATAAATTCAGACAAGCAGCTTTGTGAATCAGGTACCGAATCAGACAAAAGTAATTTGAATGACATTAGCTCCCCAACAGTGCATGTAGACTCCCCTGATAGCTTCAACAATAGAAATGACCAACAGACAGATAGTGAGAAAACTGGTATCTCATCTTCACTTAGTGACTCTTCCCTTGGCAGTGTCAAGACAAGCGTGGTTACTCTGACTTCCAACATTCGTGATAGTGGTTTTGGAGGCTCTGTTCTCACAGTGACCTCTGAACCTCAAGAGCTGGTAAAACAAGATGATCTTTCAGACTCTGCTGATACAGGAAAACTTTCTGATAGATTGTCCAACCTGCACAGTAAACACAGCAATGCGCCGTGTGTGATCAATGCCAACATCAATAACAAAGTATTTTCAGGTCACCTGAACCTAATGCAACTCTGTGTCCAGAGCTTCCAGCAGTTCTTTCATCGCTTTTGCctcttaaaaatgttaaaatccgAAGAGTTTTGCCAGTCTGCGATGAATAACATCATGACTGACCCAACTCCCCATTGCTGTTTAACAGATGAGCATGATGTGTGTGATTCAAACATGAGGGAACACAAACATAGTAAATTAGTACttgatggagagatggaagaagTAAAACTGGCTTACAAACAAGCATGTCGTCTGCTGCTGGACTTTGCCAGTTTCCCTATCTACTGTACAGACTATCAAGCAATTTTAGATGAAATGGGCAGCAAAG AAGAGAGTTCTACCCTCCCTCACTGGCTTCAAGACTTCTTGATGTGTAGCTGCTATGTGGATTGTTTTGAAGTTCAAAGTGCATCCATCTCGACACTATTGGATTTGATTCACTTGACTCAATCTGTGCAGACAGAACGTGAAAACAAAACACGCAACAATGGCAGACAGTCTATCAGTGAAGGCAATGTTTCTGTTGTCATACTGCCAGCTCTCTTGCCCTGTCACCTTATCTACATCAACACCAGGACTCAATTTTACCAG GTCGTAGCATCTGAGCTGTGGGAGTACCTGTGTGAGAAGCACAACTTCCACCACCAGAGATCAGTGGAGCTGTTCCACACACTCCACCAGGTGACGCCCAATGCTAACATTTGTGAGGATGTAATTGGTCAGGCTCTCATCAGTGACTCAGAG GTGGAACGAATTTcagcttttaaaaagtttagtGTCCTGTGGCACTTGACACGGTCCATTAAAACTGAGCCCAACCCTTCCCGCAGCCCACGGACATTTGAcag ATCTATGTTTGTTGTGCTAGACAGTTTGAAGGAAGAATCTAGTATCACCAAAACACTAGCTACAACATGGCTAACTCATGTCATACAAAGGGGAGACACCAGCCGAGTGCTGCAGCCATTACTTTTTATGCTCCTCCATCCAGATACTGCTAG AATCTCCATTCAGCATGTCAGTGTCCACAAGGCCAAGAAAGTCTCAGTATCTGAGAAAGGGGAGGAAGACATTGAATCAAAAATTTATGCCATTAGTTCTGAGGGTGGCAATGTTATCTACCACCTCAGCCAGAACAAGGCATCGGGTCTTAGTAAAGGAAAGACACTGAAATCCTCTGATGATCTGAAATCCTACACCATGTCTGTGATGAACAGCAAGGGGAACCACAGTGTTGCCCCTGTCAGGACTCACTCTGTCACTGATCTTTCCTTCGAGAGGGTAAACCCAGAGAATGTCAAAATCAGAATTAATCCTTTTGGATCTGAAAGCTCTCTTGACAAACTCATATTTGATGGCTATGAATTTCCTCAGTCTGCATCCATGCCTAATCTGGAAGGGGTCAAAAGGTTGAATGCTGACACGTGCTTAAAAGAAGGGATTTTTTTTGATGGGGCAGAAGTAAATGAAGACCATTTCTCTAAAGAAGAGACGCCGGTGGAAGAACCAAGACAAGACGCGCCTGTGTTGGACGACAAAGAAGTTAGCTTAGATATCGTTAAGGAGACAAACAATAATATGAATGAATTTACTGCTGAGGAAATTGTAACCTGGATACTGGATGGTATCGTCACATCTGCTGTGGTCGAGGCTACTGGGGAAGAGTGCACTGCTGATGCAGATGCCAAAAGTAGTTCAGGTCTTGGCATGGAGCAGTCCTACATTTCTCCAAGTTTAGATGATCTCAGAAAAATCGATGTGGACTCCACCAGTGGGAGTGAGAATGATGAAGCAAAGGGTGTCTCAAGCAGCAACACAGAAGAAAGCATGAAGATGAGGCTGAGCCTGAGCATCAACAACCTGAAGGATGGTAGTACAGAGAGCCTTGACTCTGACCAGCCTCGCATGAAGGACCCCAGGGAGCTGGATCCCAGTACGGACATTCATGAGCTTCACATGCACATGCTTTTATACACGCAGCAGTTTGACTACCGCAGAACACTGTATGCGTTGACTACCCTGCGAACCATGCTTCACAACTGCCCACGTCTGGTAGTCACTGCTATGGCCACCACCAGCATTAGCTCTGTCCGAGCTCCTCATCTGGCCAAACTGCAGTCTCTTCTGG GTCGTCATAGGAAATCTGTATTTGGTAAAAACTTTTTTGGTGATCTACCCCAGGAAGTTGTGTCCAGTTACCGTAGCAACATGCTAGTTGAGATAGTCATCTCTTTATGTCTTTACTTTGTCCGGGGTTATTATCCCAACCTGATGGTCAACAAACTGTCACATGAGGAGTTACTTGGAAACAAAATG GTCCACATACTTGGTGTGGAGATACTGACGCTGATGGTCTCTGAACTTCTTTCCATTATGAAAGAGAGTGGCAAAAACTTTGTCTCCTACATCTCTGACCTCCTCTCCCGCTGCAAGCTGCAGAAGTCCCTGCTCCACTGCCTGCTGGCGTCTGTCTACAACCAGGGCCTTGGTCCAACCACGAGTGGTGGCAAGTCAGAGAGCAGGAAGCTGACAGAGCTAATCATTGAGTTCAATGAGAGTGGCCTTGACCCCAGTGTCAATGATGCCTTCCAGATGAAGCTTTTACAGCTGGTACTGGTAACTGTGATGCTTGAGGATCAGATACGATTAGTTCAGGGTACGGCTGATAGCCAGGCTGGACCAACTGAGAGAGCTCATTTAACA TCGTCGCTCCTAAATGTTCATTACAATGCCAGCCTACCCATCATTCAACAAGAGATGTTCCTGAGTGCCGTGTGGAGTGCCTTGAAGCAGCACCACCTGTGTCACCTCCACCGCCACTGGGTGGGACTGGTCACCTCAGCTCTTCCTTATATGGGCAGGGCCATGGCCAGAACAGTCATGTGTGTTGTCTTACAACTGTGTCGTAATTTGGAAATAATCGCCTTAGACTTGTCCAAGAAGAA GTCAACAATGCAGCGTGTTCCCCCTGATCATGTGGTCAGTATGTTAGAAGGTTTGACCACATTGTGCCACTACTGCCTTCTGGACAACACCAGTCCTGTGTCTATTGGTCAGCCAGCCCCAACTAGCACCAACATCTCCACAGAGACTGCCAGTGCTGGTCAAATTCTAACTAATTTGATTCATGTCTTTAATCCAGTCACCAGTGGAAAG GAACCAAGTCCTGCCAGAGATTCACCTCCTGTTGCACCTGTGCTAGATGCCAGGACCAGACTGTTGGGAATTCTGCCTCGTATCATGGCCTGCATGGCCACCCTGTGGAAAGCTGTGGCCATCGTGAATGAGGATAACGTCTACATCACCAGTCATCCAACAGTTGGAGAGTTCAAG gcTGTTCGCCAACACATTCTAGAGTTGTTGAGTCCAATCTCTCTACCACATGGAACCAATCTCTTGGCAGCTTTTGCTGTGGCTTGGAATGATAGAAGGCAGACTCCAAAAAAG AATCAAGTCAGTCCAACAATATGTGAAGATCAACTGCTTCTGGTGGAACTGGTCAGCGCCATCAAAGTGTTACCCATGGATACACTTATACAAACTGTCAAGCAAGTCATCAAGCAGCCTCCACTGACCGAGTTGACCAAG AAAGGTGTGCCTTTGGAAGTGAACCTCCTGCAGTTTTTTTTTGCCTATGTGCGTAACACCACCACAATTGCTCAGCTGTTAGATTCTTGGCCATCATTGTTGAGCTTACTTCGAGAATGTTTACAGATGAATCTCACTCCGCCAGCTTTGTTTTTACTTCTACA aattttacaTGAGTTTGTACAAAAAACACCCACCatggaagaaaagaaaaaccaaAAAGATCTGCAAGACATTTGCCAGAAGGCCTTAGAGTCAATCTCTGCCATAGCTGGCTCTTCACTTGAGCAGACGACTTGGCTGAGAAGAAACTTTGCTGTCAAGCCTGGCCCTCAAAACTTTGGAGAGGAGGACCTTGAAACACATGAGGATGCAG ACATGTCAGAAGTTAAGAAAGAAGCCTCTGCAGTGAAGGCTCCAATAAGAAGGAGTCAAGCCTCAGACTCAAAATACAGTGTACAAGCTCTTGGTTTAATGGCAGAG CTGACTGCCCCAATCCTAGATGTAATCTACAGTAGTGAGGAGAAAGACAAAGTGGCCCCTTTCCTAACCACTCTTCTCTACAATGTGTTTCCATATCTACGGCATCACAG CTCCCACAATGTGCCAAGCTATAAGGCCTGCAGTCAGATGTTATCCAGTATCTCCGGCTACCAGTACACAAGGCGAGCATGGAGGAAGGAAGCTTTCGAACTGCTGATGGAGCCATCATTTTTCCAGATGGACGCCAAGAGTATTTCTTACTGGCATGTCATTATTGACAACTTGATGACCCATgacaaaacaacttttaaagacCTTATGG GCCGGGTATCTATCACTCAAACTGGGTCACTGAATCTATTCAGTAGTAAAGAGCAGGAGTATGAACAGAGGACACAGATGATCAAGAGGCTTGCCTTCACACTATTCTGCAGTGAAACTGACCAGTATCAGAGAGCCATGCCAGATATTCAAG AAAGACTTGCCGAGGGTCTGCGTCTGCCTTCTGTTGCCAATGTTATGTCATCTGTGTTTTTATGTTTCCGTGTGCTTATCTTACGAATGTCACCGCAACATCTGACTTCACTGTGGCCAACTATCATCACTGAATTG GTTCAAGTTTTACTTCAGATTGAGCAAGAGTTGTCTACTGAAACTGATGAATTCAA TGAATATCTCCGGACACGCAGCAG GACTCAGATCCAGAGAATTGCTGCTCTGGACTCTAGCTGGGCACATCTTGGTAATGGCTTGAATGCCCACAACAATCCAGCCTGGCTGCAGCTGTACCTGAGCGTCTGTAAACTGCTTGATATGTGCATAGTTATGCCTGCAGACCAGGTGCCTCAGTTTCAGCT